The sequence CAAGAGCGTCGTACCTTCCTTCTGTGGAAATAATATACATCTTATATAAGGCATAAatagcattattttatttacaatgacatataaataatctcgaaattaatttttataatataatttaccttactatatctaaaaatattgaataaaagtgGCAAACACTCCTGCACGAACTGCGTAGAATAATCGTCCGGGCAGACCTGGAGAAAATCTTGAAGTAATTGATCTATAACCGAATCCAGTCGCATTTCATGAGCTGTCGCGAGACTGTGCATCCAGCAATGCAATGTCCAGCCTACTTTTAGTCCACGAAGTTCCATGGTAATAtctattaacataataaatcgtcataattaatataaaacaaactttaatattttattttgtatatataatttatatgctCAAGTTTCTATTATCTTCTTACCTAAATGATTGCTTTCCGCACTGTGATACATCGCTTCCTGTAACGCCTTCGTTTGTATCTTATTAAATACTGGTTCCTTGCCTTCTCTGCGAGCGCCTCTTTCTTCGGCAGTCTGTTGAGAATTATTACCGGCGTTACCTTCAGCTAATATTTCTTCTAATGAtaatatctctttctctcctcgttTGGCCGAGAAGTTGAGTGGGTGCGATAACAATTGATGAAGACAGCTTCTCTGACCATGCGCTGTGGCCACTGAGATTGCGCTTTATCggttacaaaattaaacattagttttcgttaatttaaaagcaatccgatctaatatttattttagtattatttttaatattgaaaactaGTTTTTATAGTGATTCTTTcaataaattgcattattcaataaaatctgACTACGATAATAAAACAACAGTGTTAAAAAACTGAATTACCTGTAAGAACCACGTTGTACAGAACCAGAGTAGGAGAATGAATCCTTAATTAAAGTAGATAGAAACGGCTGCGCTCCGTGTGCCAAGAGTAGAGCTACCATCTCATTGTTTCCTGATGCTGTGGCTGCTTGTAAAGGCGTAACTGTACATTTATCCTCACTGAGTTTTGCACCGCCTTCCACCGCGGCACCTCTTTCCAGCAATATTCTAGCGATATTGCAATGGCCCAACAAAGCCGTGTAAGTTAAAGCAGTCCAGTGTTGTGTTTCCGCGTTGAAGGCGGTTTGCGCGTAACACATGCCACTGGAGGTAACTCCACCAGGACTGTTGGAACTATTAGACGCTACGTTCGCGTTCGATGTTTTATTGGGTGTTATCATTGCTGTCTGATTAATCGGATTTCTAACGTTCGATATACCAGACGTTTGTGGAATCTTGGAAGGTGTGTTTGACGATGAGCTTGTCATGGGTGGCGGGCTTTCAATGTTCAAATCTGCCCCGGCGTCCAGTAGAGTTATCACAGCTGATTCATCGCCGTTAATGCACGCCAACATCAGAGCCGTGAATCCGGCGTCATTCACCGTGTTGATTTTCGTCAAAGGCAGCAGTGACATTGCCTGGGCTATGAGATCCGTTCGTCCGCTGAGCAACATCTTAAAGGCCATGTCTATCGTCAGCAATCGAACGTATTCGGTATCATCGATGCGCTTTGAACACACTGCGATTTCCTCAGagctatacatataatatcgCAAACTTTAACAACTTCTTGTCTTATAGAGTGTTAGAAATCTTTAGGTATAAGTAtgatcataaaaaattaaaataaatgtgaataTCTAAATCTTCTaaaattacatactaaaattattttattcaaataaaagtcCTGACTGACCTTATCGGTCGAACGGGACAATCTACTCCAGGCAACAATAGTCGGGCAGCTTGATTAATGTCATCTTGATCCACGACCAAACCATGTCTGTGCTCGGCATGTGCTGCAGCTACCCGTAACCACTCTACTAACGGTGGCAGTACTACATATGCTCGTTCGTATGCTAATTCTTGAATTCCAGATCCACGTTCTCCGTGCTCCAGCTTAAACATTTGAATACAAAAATACGGTTTACAATAACATAAAAGTACGGTTTAAAATACTACATcttgtaatattatacaatgatTAATAACAATGATTATTCGTCGAAAAATCAATACACTATTTGTATTCGAGTTCTCAAAGTAAATTCCATACCTGTGAGCATCTCATGTAATAAAATAGGGCATGTAATGCTCTCGTTGTCAGTGGTATGGGACAGCGTCCCGCTTGCGCTACTTTAGAAATCAAATCTATCAATTCCGCCATCGATCCCACACAGGTCGTAAGCAACGACGGTTCCAAAGCCGACTGAGTTACGTCCCGTCCACTgcgcgacgacgatgacgagtTCAAAGAACTTACACTTGCCCAACGAGGCATCGCGAGAGCGCCTGAAGTAGGAAAAGATATTTCGATTAAGTGcataattaacttaaattaattaaaatattcgcaTTTAAACAGTATTTACACGAAACGTTATTAaacgcaaatataattttcaatatatgttcgtttaatttttcaaatcgcaatcattacttttttaataattttaaaaaatttaaataaacggataaaaaaaatcaaattataaaagaaaactaataATCTGTCGACAATGTAATGAAAAACTGAtactgaaaacaattttttcttaataaaaagtacGAACCCGATGCCGTTCGACCAGCATTGAGATGCGCATATGGCTGTAACAGGCCCCATAAGTCGCCGCTGTTGGCTATAGCGTGCTCCAGCATTGTCGCCGTGAGGGTCGTATGCGGTTCGGTCGGCACGCATTGTAGCAGTATCTCCTCTAGGAGATTCTCGATCCCGGCCGTCAGATATATCGCGGCGTACTCGTGAATCATCCGCCCGAGTCTCACATCGGACATCCAACGTAAGAAACGTCCGACTGGCAATTGCAGCCCCGAACGGGATGCCTTCGATTGTTTCAACTGATCGCCAGATACAGCGAACATTGCGGCAGCTCGAAGGCAAGCCTTTAAATAAGGCGGACATCAAATGTCTAGGTTTGGCGTTCATCGCGATTGGATTATCATCAGTTATTATTGGAATATATTGCTCCAGTTATCAGGATATTAACAAcgagatattattatttgatatcgTGCAGATAATTCTACGTACCTTGGTGCAAGAATCCGCTAGAGCCGGACAGAGTACGATTTTGAAGGCGCTGTACACCTCGTGTTTACTACAGAGACCTATGGGCTTCGCCAATCTCTGAGTCTCGCGGCCTATCCTGACTAGCGCGCGTTGAAGAAGGTAGGAAAGCCGCGGGATCGTCTCCATCGAGACTTGTTCCATGTGCTCCCTCGTGCGACCGTTTTGAAGTACACGCAGCACATCGTGATGAGTCCACGGTAGCTGCTGCAGTTCTACCAGACGATTGTGAGAATCTACCCAGACGAACTCATCGGCGCTGGTCACATTGGTGTTGATCGTCTCCAGGCTGGAGTGTCGCATCAGCCTCCTCACTGCGGGTTCCGAGCTTTCTGAGCCGCTCAACGAAGAGTATGTGGACGAAGACTTGTGCGAGCGCATCGTCAGCTGTTGGATCGCTAATTTTATATCCTCCAAACCAGAACCCGACCATGGTACCTGCAGCTGCAAGCGAAATGgaatattgaaaattgattCTGAGAGATAGAGTAATACGAGAGAACTTCAATTGGTCGAGAATCAGTGTGACTTTAATTGACTTTAATTAAGGATACGATTGGATAATTTATGACACTGTATAAGAATAAAGATCAATACTCActgatatttgataaaatacttATACTTCAATATCtactttgattttaatattatacacgagggtactgttttattttcaaaaaaatatcacagagtgagaataaaaaaattattcgtctCAAATctcagataattttaattggactatcaattaaaatatgtagGAATGTATGTAactaaaatatgtatacacaaaAGTTGAATCGAGTAAACGGACCTTAGCGGGAGTAGCCCGGTGCCGATTGCGGTTTTGACCGGACCGACTCCTGCCATTCCTTTGGGTAACCGATGCCGAGAGTCGGTCGTCCTCAGGCACGGCATTTAGTTGCTGAGGACTGTGAGTTCTGTGATGACGATGCGGTGGCGAACTGCTGCTCGTGTGGCCACCGGTGTCCGACATGCTCGCGTGTCCGGACGATCGATTCTCATCGGAGGAGCTGTTGCCGGTGCATTCCGGCCGCCTCTGCAAAAGTAGGTGATCTTTTACGACGGGCGTCATGGAATTTTCCATTTCTCCTCGCGATCTTCTTAGTACGCATTCATTAAAAGTATTACTAGGATAATCAAAGAAACGTTAGGAATTAAATGtagcaattaaatatttcccGGAATACCTCGCCGTAGATAAGCAAAACAACATATTTCCATATACCTGAAGTGCACGGAGTTCGTGTAAACTGAGATGGTGGTGTTGGGAGTGACGCGGATGCTGTGGGGTCGGTGTCGGCGCCACGCTGTCCGTATCTCTTTCTGGTATCATATGGACCATGTCGTGGACCCCACTTTTAGAGGAATTCTCCGTGAAATTCTTAGAGTAAGAGGGACTATATATCTCGCGGTTATTGCCACCGCCCGGCctgcaaaagaatttttatcttgGTTCAGCGAATAATTTATTCCCCCGTTTATTTACATTGCTCCCCTCCCACATGAtctattttcattatataaaatgagacaaaaaaatttaacgttaaCTTTTTCTCGACTCGACTTCTTTATTTGGCAGAGTTTAATTTCATGTTTAGTCGCCGAAATAAAAGTtgggaaattttttaaaggaagCTATCGGGATTTTTAAAGATCGAGCCTGGCTTGAAGAGTACGCAGCTCCTGGCCGGCGTACTTGAAAATCTCACCCGGTAGACGGGTTTCTCTACCTGAACCGCCAAGAAACGATACCCGATATTCCGTGGGATAGGTCGGCGCCTCGTTAGCTGTCGCAGGAGAATAATCCTAGCGGCTCGCGCCGTTTTATCGaacctcctccccctcccccccgcgCGAGGCAGCAAACCCATAATACGGAGTCCGGACAGGTGCATTCCGCGGAGGCACTGGTCTCGTGGAAGTTATGCTCTCGAAAAGTCGTAATCTACGCAGCTAACTGCCGCGTCTGATTCCTAGCACTCGAGACGCACTCGGGAGATAAGAGTCGCGTAACGTCCATGAAGAAACGGATAAACGGAACTGCGTTCGCGTTGTCCTAATGAGACTCGCGTCACTTGTGAACCGTTGTAACGACCGTAAAGCTCTTTAGACGTGGAAAGGTTTCTCCACCCTAGAATTCCAGCGACACGGAGCTACCGCTGATACATGCGGCACCATCGCGgagaaaaattcatattaGCTTGCGCCCGCGAGACTCGGCCATGAACGCGCCAAAACGTATTGAGAGTTAACGAGGGCACGTGCCACAATAACTTGAAATCGCTCACGTTCCGTcagatatttttactatttcagAAAGGATTTCCGATAtcagaacaaaaaatattcttgacatatttaatcttattacaaCCTCATgtagtataataaaacaagattaagattaaatcagaaatttcGATCTTCAGATCGATCTATTCTTAAATCCAGAATATCATAAGATTGTcacaaatttactaaatcattctaagaaaattaataaagtagcatcaaaagtcattttattct is a genomic window of Monomorium pharaonis isolate MP-MQ-018 chromosome 7, ASM1337386v2, whole genome shotgun sequence containing:
- the LOC105829334 gene encoding ankyrin repeat and BTB/POZ domain-containing protein BTBD11 isoform X2; translated protein: MRPFLSTRRTTLGFSAVLAPGDIMNLERPTMDGGCGQQPALFLGGTSGWSGISSPQQSAVQTASTPTENYGGPLSLSICISDSGHEILRPKPRRPGGGNNREIYSPSYSKNFTENSSKSGVHDMVHMIPERDTDSVAPTPTPQHPRHSQHHHLSLHELRALQRRPECTGNSSSDENRSSGHASMSDTGGHTSSSSPPHRHHRTHSPQQLNAVPEDDRLSASVTQRNGRSRSGQNRNRHRATPAKLQVPWSGSGLEDIKLAIQQLTMRSHKSSSTYSSLSGSESSEPAVRRLMRHSSLETINTNVTSADEFVWVDSHNRLVELQQLPWTHHDVLRVLQNGRTREHMEQVSMETIPRLSYLLQRALVRIGRETQRLAKPIGLCSKHEVYSAFKIVLCPALADSCTKACLRAAAMFAVSGDQLKQSKASRSGLQLPVGRFLRWMSDVRLGRMIHEYAAIYLTAGIENLLEEILLQCVPTEPHTTLTATMLEHAIANSGDLWGLLQPYAHLNAGRTASGALAMPRWASVSSLNSSSSSRSGRDVTQSALEPSLLTTCVGSMAELIDLISKVAQAGRCPIPLTTRALHALFYYMRCSQLEHGERGSGIQELAYERAYVVLPPLVEWLRVAAAHAEHRHGLVVDQDDINQAARLLLPGVDCPVRPISSEEIAVCSKRIDDTEYVRLLTIDMAFKMLLSGRTDLIAQAMSLLPLTKINTVNDAGFTALMLACINGDESAVITLLDAGADLNIESPPPMTSSSSNTPSKIPQTSGISNVRNPINQTAMITPNKTSNANVASNSSNSPGGVTSSGMCYAQTAFNAETQHWTALTYTALLGHCNIARILLERGAAVEGGAKLSEDKCTVTPLQAATASGNNEMVALLLAHGAQPFLSTLIKDSFSYSGSVQRGSYSAISVATAHGQRSCLHQLLSHPLNFSAKRGEKEILSLEEILAEGNAGNNSQQTAEERGARREGKEPVFNKIQTKALQEAMYHSAESNHLDITMELRGLKVGWTLHCWMHSLATAHEMRLDSVIDQLLQDFLQVCPDDYSTQFVQECLPLLFNIFRYSKKEGTTLLLADIFCTYFGWEPIKPIRDTTLSSGSRIDPKFVNNPELSDVQFRVEGRVFYGHKIVLVTSSPRFRNMLSSKLCEGNPPIVQINDIRYHIFQMVMEFLYHGGCTTLEVNQSDVLELMAAANFFQLDGLLRYCEAQCSTMVDLDNIVSMYIHAKVYNAAQLLEYCQGFLLQNMVALLTYDDSVKRLLFAKKLPNHDVLAGLLLTLQSRIKARRSQQQNKIKA
- the LOC105829334 gene encoding ankyrin repeat and BTB/POZ domain-containing protein BTBD11 isoform X1 encodes the protein MPSARRAQCTEDCRCVLCRELKGCKMSANGVQVHQQIGHEGANFILRRAMPFLPKPPPARDERREVARYGDYERSPTLEDQSRGGGGVNGKPGKDVGHKTVIYFGDSNPRQKEDKVRQQQSLAPPPPPPPPPPLPSPEACVQMTSRCNEDPETEARPRDASEREEDAAMENGDPKAAHEIVVNVSPSREDVLRIEEDESQLEDYWSLPGDTSGFKADWSFVQQWRLRGPGGGNNREIYSPSYSKNFTENSSKSGVHDMVHMIPERDTDSVAPTPTPQHPRHSQHHHLSLHELRALQRRPECTGNSSSDENRSSGHASMSDTGGHTSSSSPPHRHHRTHSPQQLNAVPEDDRLSASVTQRNGRSRSGQNRNRHRATPAKLQVPWSGSGLEDIKLAIQQLTMRSHKSSSTYSSLSGSESSEPAVRRLMRHSSLETINTNVTSADEFVWVDSHNRLVELQQLPWTHHDVLRVLQNGRTREHMEQVSMETIPRLSYLLQRALVRIGRETQRLAKPIGLCSKHEVYSAFKIVLCPALADSCTKACLRAAAMFAVSGDQLKQSKASRSGLQLPVGRFLRWMSDVRLGRMIHEYAAIYLTAGIENLLEEILLQCVPTEPHTTLTATMLEHAIANSGDLWGLLQPYAHLNAGRTASGALAMPRWASVSSLNSSSSSRSGRDVTQSALEPSLLTTCVGSMAELIDLISKVAQAGRCPIPLTTRALHALFYYMRCSQLEHGERGSGIQELAYERAYVVLPPLVEWLRVAAAHAEHRHGLVVDQDDINQAARLLLPGVDCPVRPISSEEIAVCSKRIDDTEYVRLLTIDMAFKMLLSGRTDLIAQAMSLLPLTKINTVNDAGFTALMLACINGDESAVITLLDAGADLNIESPPPMTSSSSNTPSKIPQTSGISNVRNPINQTAMITPNKTSNANVASNSSNSPGGVTSSGMCYAQTAFNAETQHWTALTYTALLGHCNIARILLERGAAVEGGAKLSEDKCTVTPLQAATASGNNEMVALLLAHGAQPFLSTLIKDSFSYSGSVQRGSYSAISVATAHGQRSCLHQLLSHPLNFSAKRGEKEILSLEEILAEGNAGNNSQQTAEERGARREGKEPVFNKIQTKALQEAMYHSAESNHLDITMELRGLKVGWTLHCWMHSLATAHEMRLDSVIDQLLQDFLQVCPDDYSTQFVQECLPLLFNIFRYSKKEGTTLLLADIFCTYFGWEPIKPIRDTTLSSGSRIDPKFVNNPELSDVQFRVEGRVFYGHKIVLVTSSPRFRNMLSSKLCEGNPPIVQINDIRYHIFQMVMEFLYHGGCTTLEVNQSDVLELMAAANFFQLDGLLRYCEAQCSTMVDLDNIVSMYIHAKVYNAAQLLEYCQGFLLQNMVALLTYDDSVKRLLFAKKLPNHDVLAGLLLTLQSRIKARRSQQQNKIKA